Part of the Sporomusa termitida genome, TCAAGTCAACTTCCCGTTTTGTAATATCCATCAGCTTTAACTTAAGTTCTAAATACCAATCAAAATCATTAATCAGATTTTGATTACTTATATATATTGCAATATCCACATCACTAAAACGATTGGTTTTTCCAGTCGCTACAGAACCAAATAACCATACAAATAACAGTTCCGGCCTTGTAGCAAAAAAATCTTTCAATTTATTTATCAAATCATAATCCTTAGACATGTAAATTCCCCCCTACTAATTATAGCAAAATATTGGGGAAATAAACAATCTGTATCTATTTTGCCAAAAAATTCCAGGCATATAACAAGCAACCTTC contains:
- the mntA gene encoding type VII toxin-antitoxin system MntA family adenylyltransferase antitoxin, producing MSKDYDLINKLKDFFATRPELLFVWLFGSVATGKTNRFSDVDIAIYISNQNLINDFDWYLELKLKLMDITKREVDLIVLNTASPLLKHVANMQKVVLLSHASLFEAEYSLAVIKEYNDVRYWTRKTRMRYLEV